In Harpia harpyja isolate bHarHar1 chromosome Z, bHarHar1 primary haplotype, whole genome shotgun sequence, a single window of DNA contains:
- the GLT8D1 gene encoding glycosyltransferase 8 domain-containing protein 1: MTLRKVNISILVVAVVIFLLVLHHNFLGLSDFLKRELSDSNPLGLQPIDFIPAVPQRLADERNDKEISVVIAASDERLGGAIAAMNSIYRHTKSNVVFYIVTLNDTVDHLRLWLSNTALKNLRYRILDFDPRVLEGKVQVDPQKADTLKPLTFARFYLPSLVPHAEKAIYVDDDIIVQDDILELYNTPLKPGHAAAFSDDCDSTTNKVAVRGAGNQYNYIGFLDYKKETIRKLAMKANTCSFNPGVFVANLTEWKLQNITKQLEKWMALNVAEELYSRTLAGSITTPPLLIVFYKQHSSIDPMWNVRHLGSSAGKRYSPQFLKAAKLLHWNGHFKPWGRTASYAEVWEKWYVPDPTGKFSLLRRHSEAYEAK, translated from the exons atgacattaagGAAag TGAACATTTCCATCCTTGTAGTGGCTGTCGTCATATTTTTGCTAGTTCTTCATCATAACTTTCTAGGCCTCAGTGACTTCTTGAAACGGGAATTGTCAG ATTCAAATCCATTAGGACTTCAGCCTATAGATTTCATACCTGCAGTTCCCCAGAGGCTGGCAGATGAAAGGAATGATAAGGAGATTTCTGTGGTCATTGCAGCATCAGATGAGAGGCTTGGGGGTGCAATTGCAGCCATGAACAGTATTTACCGTCACACCAAATCCAACGTGGTTTTCTATATTGTTACTTTGAATGATACTGTGGATCACTTGAG GCTGTGGCTAAGTAACACTGCTCTGAAAAATTTGAGATACCGAATTTTGGATTTTGACCCTCGTGTCTTAGAAGGGAAAGTACAAGTGGATCCTCAAAAGGCAGACACCTTAAAACCA TTAACCTTTGCAAGATTCTACTTGCCCAGTTTGGTACCTCATGCAGAGAAGGCCATCTATGTGGATGATGATATAATAGTGCAAG ATGATATTCTTGAACTTTACAACACTCCATTGAAACCTGGAcatgcagctgcattttcagatgATTGTGACTCAACCACTAATAAAGTTGCTGTCCGTGGAGCAGGCAATCAG tataaTTATATTGGGTTTCTGGATTACAAAAAAGAAACCATCCGAAAGCTTGCTATGAAAGCCAACACCTGCTCTTTCAATCCAGGAGTTTTTGTTGCCAACTTGACAGAATGGAAATTGCAGAACATCACTAAGCAATTGGAGAAGTGGATGGCACTTAATGTAGC AGAGGAACTTTACAGTAGGACTCTGGCTGGCAGCATCACGACACCTCCACTGCTAATTGTATTTTACAAGCAACATTCCAGTATTGATCCCATGTGGAATGTCCGTCATCTCG GGTCTAGTGCTGGGAAAAGGTACTCTCCTCAGTTTCTGAAAGCTGCCAAGCTGCTCCATTGGAATGGACATTTCAAACCATGGGGAAGAACAGCTTCATATGCTGAAGTCTGGGAGAAGTGGTATGTCCCTGACCCTACAGGCAAGTTCAGCCTGCTCCGCAGACATTCAGAAGCCTATGAAGCAAAGTAG
- the NEK4 gene encoding serine/threonine-protein kinase Nek4 isoform X1, with amino-acid sequence MPLAAYCFLRAVGKGSYGEVSLVRHQQDSKQYVIKKLNLKNASNRERKAAEQEAQLLSQLKHPNIVTYRESWQGEDGLLYIVMGFCEGGDLYHKLKEQKGKLLPENQVVEWFVQIAMALQYLHEKHILHRDLKTQNVFLTRTNIIKVGDLGIARVLENQYDMASTLIGTPYYMSPELFSNKPYNYKSDVWALGCCVYEMATLKHAFNAKDMNSLVYRIIEGKLPPMPKDYSPQLVEIIRTMLSKKPEERPSVKSILRQPYIKHQISLFLEATKAKAARSNRKTVNSKPKDPCSVVSVKNESHIRNVTHQNHSSEQAKKYKVNEEDCIIKYKATKFCPSEKPAVELERKPSNNDLNNLGDSLATVSEVNIDILPSGRTKYGSEKCGSEHIPENNKAKYLNVPGSSKITSSSPPIKEDGLQQRAKQAFKAENVESKQSSADAIEDDGDTLKLLQPVSKDQKQTDLSLDSTEKLLAPFVPVVIQDDVCHGASGDAQEKNTSHLQPHSSVSEPSLSRQRWQKRRELAEVCSEKFRTVAPRPLPFPSDANGKATQRCAEQHGAEASESVNSTKTSQVAISKERPLSARERRRLKQSREEMFPSVIPAGRTSNSAVVEAKSHMENHVKVAQSSSDPSISQRKRETHCLSDDELSSSTSSTDKSDGDSKERKSNMNEMNDLVQLMTWTLKMDSKENSEYCVTSTPAPEFKLHRKYRDTLILHGKSPDESEELKFEEISSDMLSVPDKIRRMVEILRSDLVQGLGVKLLEKAYSIMEEDDEMERELQLREHMGDKYASYSVKARHLKFLEENVKF; translated from the exons GCTTCCAACCgagagaggaaagcagcagaaCAAGAGGCACAGTtgttatcccagctgaaacaccCGAACATAGTCACCTACAGAGAGTCCTGGCAGGGGGAGGATGGCCTATTATATATTGTTATGGGATTCTGCGAGGGAGGAGATCTGTATCACAAACTTAAAGAGCAGAAGGGCAAACTTTTGCCTGAGAATCAGGTGGTGGAGTGGTTTGTCCAGATTGCCATGGCACTGCAG tatttACATGAAAAGCACATTCTGCACAGAGATCTTAaaactcaaaatgtttttctgacaCGAACAAATATAATCAAAGTGGGTGACCTGGGAATAGCCAGAGTGTTGGAAAACCAATATGACATGGCCAGCACTCTCATAGGCACACCATACTACATGAGCCCCGAACTTTTTTCTAACAAACCCTACAACTACAAG tctgatgTTTGGGCATTAGGCTGCTGCGTTTATGAAATGGCTACACTGAAACATGCCTTTAATGCTAAAGACATGAACTCTTTGGTTTATCGAATTATTGAAGGAAAG TTGCCACCCATGCCAAAGGATTACAGCCCCCAGTTGGTTGAAATAATACGAACTATGCTCAGTAAAAAACCTGAGGAAAGACCTAGTGTGAAAAGCATATTACGACAGCCATATATCAAGCACCAAATTTCTTTGTTTTTGGAAGCCACGAAGGC gaaAGCAGCCAGAAGTAATAGGAAAACAGTGAATTCTAAACCTAAAGATCCTTGTTCTGTGGTCTCAGTAAAGAATGAATCTCATATCAGGAACGTTACACACCAAAACCACTCCTCTGAGCAAGCCAAGAAATACAAAGtt AATGAAGAAGATTGCATCATCAAATATAAAGCCACCAAATTTTGTCCCTCAGAGAAACCAGCTGTTGAGttggaaagaaaaccaagcaatAATGATTTGAACAACCTGGGAGACTCCTTAGCTACAGTTAGTGAAGTGAATATTGATATCTTACCATCTGGAAGGACGAAGTATGGAAGCGAGAAGTGTGGCAGTGAGCATATTCCAGAGAATAATAAagcaaagtatttaaatgttCCAGGGAGTTCTAAAATAACATCCAGTAGCCCACCAATTAAGGAAGATGGACTACAGCAAAGAGCAAAGCAagcttttaaagctgaaaatgttGAGTCTAAGCAGTCTTCTGCAGATGCTATAGAAGACGATGGTGACACTTTGAAACTCCTGCAGCCTGTATCAAAAGACCAAAAGCAAACTGACCTG AGCTTGGATTCTACTGAAAAGCTGCTAGCACCGTTTGTTCCTGTTGTAATTCAA GATGATGTCTGTCATGGAGCTTCAGGAgatgctcaggaaaaaaatacctccCACTTGCAGCCTCATAGCTCTGTCAGTGAACCCTCTCTCTCACGGCAGCGATGGCAGAAGAGAAGAGAGCTAGCTGAAGTCTGTTCGGAGAAG TTCAGAACAGTTGCTCCTCGGCCTTTACCTTTTCCTTCTGACGCAAACGGAAAGGCAACACAGAGGTGTGCAGAGCAGCATGGTGCTGAAGCCTCTGAATCTGTAAATAGCACCAAAACCAGTCAAGTTGCTATTTCAAAG GAGCGGCCCTTGTCAGCAAGAGAACGAAGGAGGCTAAAACAGTCTCGGGAGGAGATGTTTCCCTCTG TGATTCCAGCAGGACGAACGTCAAATAGTGCAGTAGTTGAAGCAAAATCACATATGGAAAATCATGTTAAAGTTGCTCAGTCCTCATCAGATCCCAGTATTTCTCAG agaaagagagaaaccCATTGCCTGTCTGATGATGAGTTAAGCTCTTCCACAAGCTCTACAGATAAGTCTGATGGTGATTCCAAGGAGAG AAAAAGCAATATGAATGAAATGAATGACTTGGTGCAGCTAATGACATGGACGCTGAAAATGGACTCTAAGGAGAACTCTGAATACTGTGTAACCTCGACTCCAGCCCCAGAGTTTAAACTTCATAGAAAATATCGAGACACTTTGATTTTGCATGGAAAATCACCTGATGAATCAGAGGAATTAAAATTTGAAGAGATTTCTTCAG atatgttATCAGTTCCTGACAAGATTAGGAGAATGGTTGAAATCCTGAGATCTGATTTGGTGCAAGGATTGGGAGTGAAACTTCTTGAAAAGGCATACAGCATCATGGAAGAAGATGATGAAATGGAGAGAGAG CTGCAGTTGCGGGAGCATATGGGAGACAAGTATGCAAGTTACAGTGTGAAAGCACGCCATCTGAAATTTCTTGAAGAAAACGTGAAGTTCTGA
- the SPCS1 gene encoding signal peptidase complex subunit 1, producing MAAKGYGGAEQAEAEARGGGGAEPMAEAGGGHGGLTEDGAERKGRVSGQLSSRLPVLFQRGGRRAEQRYRPSRPAAASSLVDGDSRQPSRGPGEESGDAYDKKQDEDREAPLSAAAMLNIFRSIPTQMDYKGQKLAEQIFQGIILVSAIIGFIYGYITEQFGWTVYIVMAGFALSCLLTLPPWPMYRRNPLKWLPVQESGTEEKKPADRKPKRHAKS from the exons ATGGCGGCGAAGGGCTACGGCGGCGCGGAGCAGGCTGAGGCCgaggcccggggcggcggcggcgcggagccgatGGCTGAGGCGGGAGGAGGCCACGGCGGGCTGACGGAGGACGGGGCGGAGCGAAAGGGGCGTGTTTCCGGCCAGCTCAGCAGCCGCCTTCCGGTCCTGTTTCAGCGGGGTGGGCGCCGTGCTGAGCAGCGGTACCGGCCGagccggcccgccgccgcctcctcgctGGTCGACGGGGACAGCCGGCAGCCATCGCGGGGCCCCGGCGAGGAAAGCGGAGACGCCTACGACAAGAAGCAGGACGAGGACCGGGAGGCGCCGCTCTCCGCCGCCGCCATGCTGAACATCTTCCGCTCCATCCCCACGCAGATG GACTACAAGGGCCAAAAATTagcagaacagatttttcaaGGAATCATTCTTGTCTCTGCA ataattGGCTTCATCTATGGATACATCACTGAACAGTTTGGATGGACTGTCTACATAGTTATGGCTGGATTTGCTTTATCGTGTttg CTAACACTCCCTCCGTGGCCTATGTACCGCCGCAATCCTCTGAAGTGGCTACCGGTCCAAGAGtcaggaacagaagaaaagaagccagCAGACAGAAAGCCAAAGAGACATGCTAAAAGCTAA
- the NEK4 gene encoding serine/threonine-protein kinase Nek4 isoform X3, producing MPLAAYCFLRAVGKGSYGEVSLVRHQQDSKQYVIKKLNLKNASNRERKAAEQEAQLLSQLKHPNIVTYRESWQGEDGLLYIVMGFCEGGDLYHKLKEQKGKLLPENQVVEWFVQIAMALQYLHEKHILHRDLKTQNVFLTRTNIIKVGDLGIARVLENQYDMASTLIGTPYYMSPELFSNKPYNYKLPPMPKDYSPQLVEIIRTMLSKKPEERPSVKSILRQPYIKHQISLFLEATKAKAARSNRKTVNSKPKDPCSVVSVKNESHIRNVTHQNHSSEQAKKYKVNEEDCIIKYKATKFCPSEKPAVELERKPSNNDLNNLGDSLATVSEVNIDILPSGRTKYGSEKCGSEHIPENNKAKYLNVPGSSKITSSSPPIKEDGLQQRAKQAFKAENVESKQSSADAIEDDGDTLKLLQPVSKDQKQTDLSLDSTEKLLAPFVPVVIQDDVCHGASGDAQEKNTSHLQPHSSVSEPSLSRQRWQKRRELAEVCSEKFRTVAPRPLPFPSDANGKATQRCAEQHGAEASESVNSTKTSQVAISKERPLSARERRRLKQSREEMFPSVIPAGRTSNSAVVEAKSHMENHVKVAQSSSDPSISQRKRETHCLSDDELSSSTSSTDKSDGDSKERKSNMNEMNDLVQLMTWTLKMDSKENSEYCVTSTPAPEFKLHRKYRDTLILHGKSPDESEELKFEEISSDMLSVPDKIRRMVEILRSDLVQGLGVKLLEKAYSIMEEDDEMERELQLREHMGDKYASYSVKARHLKFLEENVKF from the exons GCTTCCAACCgagagaggaaagcagcagaaCAAGAGGCACAGTtgttatcccagctgaaacaccCGAACATAGTCACCTACAGAGAGTCCTGGCAGGGGGAGGATGGCCTATTATATATTGTTATGGGATTCTGCGAGGGAGGAGATCTGTATCACAAACTTAAAGAGCAGAAGGGCAAACTTTTGCCTGAGAATCAGGTGGTGGAGTGGTTTGTCCAGATTGCCATGGCACTGCAG tatttACATGAAAAGCACATTCTGCACAGAGATCTTAaaactcaaaatgtttttctgacaCGAACAAATATAATCAAAGTGGGTGACCTGGGAATAGCCAGAGTGTTGGAAAACCAATATGACATGGCCAGCACTCTCATAGGCACACCATACTACATGAGCCCCGAACTTTTTTCTAACAAACCCTACAACTACAAG TTGCCACCCATGCCAAAGGATTACAGCCCCCAGTTGGTTGAAATAATACGAACTATGCTCAGTAAAAAACCTGAGGAAAGACCTAGTGTGAAAAGCATATTACGACAGCCATATATCAAGCACCAAATTTCTTTGTTTTTGGAAGCCACGAAGGC gaaAGCAGCCAGAAGTAATAGGAAAACAGTGAATTCTAAACCTAAAGATCCTTGTTCTGTGGTCTCAGTAAAGAATGAATCTCATATCAGGAACGTTACACACCAAAACCACTCCTCTGAGCAAGCCAAGAAATACAAAGtt AATGAAGAAGATTGCATCATCAAATATAAAGCCACCAAATTTTGTCCCTCAGAGAAACCAGCTGTTGAGttggaaagaaaaccaagcaatAATGATTTGAACAACCTGGGAGACTCCTTAGCTACAGTTAGTGAAGTGAATATTGATATCTTACCATCTGGAAGGACGAAGTATGGAAGCGAGAAGTGTGGCAGTGAGCATATTCCAGAGAATAATAAagcaaagtatttaaatgttCCAGGGAGTTCTAAAATAACATCCAGTAGCCCACCAATTAAGGAAGATGGACTACAGCAAAGAGCAAAGCAagcttttaaagctgaaaatgttGAGTCTAAGCAGTCTTCTGCAGATGCTATAGAAGACGATGGTGACACTTTGAAACTCCTGCAGCCTGTATCAAAAGACCAAAAGCAAACTGACCTG AGCTTGGATTCTACTGAAAAGCTGCTAGCACCGTTTGTTCCTGTTGTAATTCAA GATGATGTCTGTCATGGAGCTTCAGGAgatgctcaggaaaaaaatacctccCACTTGCAGCCTCATAGCTCTGTCAGTGAACCCTCTCTCTCACGGCAGCGATGGCAGAAGAGAAGAGAGCTAGCTGAAGTCTGTTCGGAGAAG TTCAGAACAGTTGCTCCTCGGCCTTTACCTTTTCCTTCTGACGCAAACGGAAAGGCAACACAGAGGTGTGCAGAGCAGCATGGTGCTGAAGCCTCTGAATCTGTAAATAGCACCAAAACCAGTCAAGTTGCTATTTCAAAG GAGCGGCCCTTGTCAGCAAGAGAACGAAGGAGGCTAAAACAGTCTCGGGAGGAGATGTTTCCCTCTG TGATTCCAGCAGGACGAACGTCAAATAGTGCAGTAGTTGAAGCAAAATCACATATGGAAAATCATGTTAAAGTTGCTCAGTCCTCATCAGATCCCAGTATTTCTCAG agaaagagagaaaccCATTGCCTGTCTGATGATGAGTTAAGCTCTTCCACAAGCTCTACAGATAAGTCTGATGGTGATTCCAAGGAGAG AAAAAGCAATATGAATGAAATGAATGACTTGGTGCAGCTAATGACATGGACGCTGAAAATGGACTCTAAGGAGAACTCTGAATACTGTGTAACCTCGACTCCAGCCCCAGAGTTTAAACTTCATAGAAAATATCGAGACACTTTGATTTTGCATGGAAAATCACCTGATGAATCAGAGGAATTAAAATTTGAAGAGATTTCTTCAG atatgttATCAGTTCCTGACAAGATTAGGAGAATGGTTGAAATCCTGAGATCTGATTTGGTGCAAGGATTGGGAGTGAAACTTCTTGAAAAGGCATACAGCATCATGGAAGAAGATGATGAAATGGAGAGAGAG CTGCAGTTGCGGGAGCATATGGGAGACAAGTATGCAAGTTACAGTGTGAAAGCACGCCATCTGAAATTTCTTGAAGAAAACGTGAAGTTCTGA
- the NEK4 gene encoding serine/threonine-protein kinase Nek4 isoform X2, whose protein sequence is MPLAAYCFLRAVGKGSYGEYVIKKLNLKNASNRERKAAEQEAQLLSQLKHPNIVTYRESWQGEDGLLYIVMGFCEGGDLYHKLKEQKGKLLPENQVVEWFVQIAMALQYLHEKHILHRDLKTQNVFLTRTNIIKVGDLGIARVLENQYDMASTLIGTPYYMSPELFSNKPYNYKSDVWALGCCVYEMATLKHAFNAKDMNSLVYRIIEGKLPPMPKDYSPQLVEIIRTMLSKKPEERPSVKSILRQPYIKHQISLFLEATKAKAARSNRKTVNSKPKDPCSVVSVKNESHIRNVTHQNHSSEQAKKYKVNEEDCIIKYKATKFCPSEKPAVELERKPSNNDLNNLGDSLATVSEVNIDILPSGRTKYGSEKCGSEHIPENNKAKYLNVPGSSKITSSSPPIKEDGLQQRAKQAFKAENVESKQSSADAIEDDGDTLKLLQPVSKDQKQTDLSLDSTEKLLAPFVPVVIQDDVCHGASGDAQEKNTSHLQPHSSVSEPSLSRQRWQKRRELAEVCSEKFRTVAPRPLPFPSDANGKATQRCAEQHGAEASESVNSTKTSQVAISKERPLSARERRRLKQSREEMFPSVIPAGRTSNSAVVEAKSHMENHVKVAQSSSDPSISQRKRETHCLSDDELSSSTSSTDKSDGDSKERKSNMNEMNDLVQLMTWTLKMDSKENSEYCVTSTPAPEFKLHRKYRDTLILHGKSPDESEELKFEEISSDMLSVPDKIRRMVEILRSDLVQGLGVKLLEKAYSIMEEDDEMERELQLREHMGDKYASYSVKARHLKFLEENVKF, encoded by the exons GCTTCCAACCgagagaggaaagcagcagaaCAAGAGGCACAGTtgttatcccagctgaaacaccCGAACATAGTCACCTACAGAGAGTCCTGGCAGGGGGAGGATGGCCTATTATATATTGTTATGGGATTCTGCGAGGGAGGAGATCTGTATCACAAACTTAAAGAGCAGAAGGGCAAACTTTTGCCTGAGAATCAGGTGGTGGAGTGGTTTGTCCAGATTGCCATGGCACTGCAG tatttACATGAAAAGCACATTCTGCACAGAGATCTTAaaactcaaaatgtttttctgacaCGAACAAATATAATCAAAGTGGGTGACCTGGGAATAGCCAGAGTGTTGGAAAACCAATATGACATGGCCAGCACTCTCATAGGCACACCATACTACATGAGCCCCGAACTTTTTTCTAACAAACCCTACAACTACAAG tctgatgTTTGGGCATTAGGCTGCTGCGTTTATGAAATGGCTACACTGAAACATGCCTTTAATGCTAAAGACATGAACTCTTTGGTTTATCGAATTATTGAAGGAAAG TTGCCACCCATGCCAAAGGATTACAGCCCCCAGTTGGTTGAAATAATACGAACTATGCTCAGTAAAAAACCTGAGGAAAGACCTAGTGTGAAAAGCATATTACGACAGCCATATATCAAGCACCAAATTTCTTTGTTTTTGGAAGCCACGAAGGC gaaAGCAGCCAGAAGTAATAGGAAAACAGTGAATTCTAAACCTAAAGATCCTTGTTCTGTGGTCTCAGTAAAGAATGAATCTCATATCAGGAACGTTACACACCAAAACCACTCCTCTGAGCAAGCCAAGAAATACAAAGtt AATGAAGAAGATTGCATCATCAAATATAAAGCCACCAAATTTTGTCCCTCAGAGAAACCAGCTGTTGAGttggaaagaaaaccaagcaatAATGATTTGAACAACCTGGGAGACTCCTTAGCTACAGTTAGTGAAGTGAATATTGATATCTTACCATCTGGAAGGACGAAGTATGGAAGCGAGAAGTGTGGCAGTGAGCATATTCCAGAGAATAATAAagcaaagtatttaaatgttCCAGGGAGTTCTAAAATAACATCCAGTAGCCCACCAATTAAGGAAGATGGACTACAGCAAAGAGCAAAGCAagcttttaaagctgaaaatgttGAGTCTAAGCAGTCTTCTGCAGATGCTATAGAAGACGATGGTGACACTTTGAAACTCCTGCAGCCTGTATCAAAAGACCAAAAGCAAACTGACCTG AGCTTGGATTCTACTGAAAAGCTGCTAGCACCGTTTGTTCCTGTTGTAATTCAA GATGATGTCTGTCATGGAGCTTCAGGAgatgctcaggaaaaaaatacctccCACTTGCAGCCTCATAGCTCTGTCAGTGAACCCTCTCTCTCACGGCAGCGATGGCAGAAGAGAAGAGAGCTAGCTGAAGTCTGTTCGGAGAAG TTCAGAACAGTTGCTCCTCGGCCTTTACCTTTTCCTTCTGACGCAAACGGAAAGGCAACACAGAGGTGTGCAGAGCAGCATGGTGCTGAAGCCTCTGAATCTGTAAATAGCACCAAAACCAGTCAAGTTGCTATTTCAAAG GAGCGGCCCTTGTCAGCAAGAGAACGAAGGAGGCTAAAACAGTCTCGGGAGGAGATGTTTCCCTCTG TGATTCCAGCAGGACGAACGTCAAATAGTGCAGTAGTTGAAGCAAAATCACATATGGAAAATCATGTTAAAGTTGCTCAGTCCTCATCAGATCCCAGTATTTCTCAG agaaagagagaaaccCATTGCCTGTCTGATGATGAGTTAAGCTCTTCCACAAGCTCTACAGATAAGTCTGATGGTGATTCCAAGGAGAG AAAAAGCAATATGAATGAAATGAATGACTTGGTGCAGCTAATGACATGGACGCTGAAAATGGACTCTAAGGAGAACTCTGAATACTGTGTAACCTCGACTCCAGCCCCAGAGTTTAAACTTCATAGAAAATATCGAGACACTTTGATTTTGCATGGAAAATCACCTGATGAATCAGAGGAATTAAAATTTGAAGAGATTTCTTCAG atatgttATCAGTTCCTGACAAGATTAGGAGAATGGTTGAAATCCTGAGATCTGATTTGGTGCAAGGATTGGGAGTGAAACTTCTTGAAAAGGCATACAGCATCATGGAAGAAGATGATGAAATGGAGAGAGAG CTGCAGTTGCGGGAGCATATGGGAGACAAGTATGCAAGTTACAGTGTGAAAGCACGCCATCTGAAATTTCTTGAAGAAAACGTGAAGTTCTGA